The Thermoplasmata archaeon genomic sequence GCCTCCACATACTCTGGTGCATACCCCCAGTCCCGTTTTGCATCCAAATTTCCTAAAATTATTTCGTTTGCAAGCCCATATTTTATTCTTGCCACACCATCGGTGATTTTTCTTGTCACAAACTCAATTCCCCTTCTGGGCGACTCATGGTTGAACAAAATTCCATTGGAGGCATGAAAACCATAGCTTTCCCTGTAGTTCACGGTAGCCCAGTATCCCATCAATTTGGCAAAACCATAAGGACTTCTGGGATGAAATGGCGTGTTCTCATTCTGGGGCACCTCTTTGGCAAGACCGTAAAGTTCACTCGTGGATGCTTGATAAAATCTTGCATCTGGACAGGCCACACGCATTGCCTCGAGCAATCTGACAACACCAACACCTGTAACCTCTGCAGTGAGAACTGGCTGTTTAAACGAGGTTTGCACAAATGACTGCGCTGCCAGATTGTAAATCTCATCTGGCTGAGACACAGTAAGGGCAGCAATCAACGAACCCTGATCTGTTAAATCACCATCAAGCAATGTGATTTTGTCTAATATGTGTTCAATGTTCTTAGTATTGGGTACTGAAAGCCTTCGCACAAGCCCATAGACCTCATAGCCCTTAGAGAGCAAGAGTTCTGCGAGATAGGAACCATCCTGCCCAGTTATGCCCGTAATAAACGCAATCTTACTCATGAAGCGAGAATATTCTCCGAGTATTTAAGTCCATTCTCTCAATAGCTTCTGATACAACTGCACATGCGCATGTACACATTTTTCCCAGGTATACTTCCTTGCCTGCAGAATCCCTCTTCTCCCAATGTCCATTTTCAATGCCTCAAGAATTCCTTCAGCCATCTCTTTGGGGTCATTCTTCACATAAACTGGTACATCCCCGAGAAATTCTCTATTAAACTCTGTATCTAAAGCCACAACTTTTGCACCGCATGCCATTGCTTCAAGTGGTGGCAATCCCATTCCCTCATAGATACTTGGCCAGATAAACACATCACATGTGGAATAAACTTTTCTAAGCACATCTACTCCAACAACCCCTGGTTCAATCAATCGCACATTACTTTCTTTTGCTGTTTTCCTTATTCTCTCGGTCTCCAATGGCCAGTCTGATGGTCCAAATCGCACGAAATTTACATTTTTTCCCATCTCCTGCAAAAACCCCACGGCCTTAACCACAAGTGGGAAATTTTTCCTCGGGTCGTTGTTGCCCGCCGTAACCAGATTTATCTTCCCTGCTTGGTTCCATTTAGTCGCAACTCTTTCAACAAAAAAATTCTGGTGATTCACACCCAAAGGTATTACTTTTATTCGCTCATCTGAAATTCCCAATATTCTTTTTGCCTCATTTTTTGAAAATTGACTGATACTTGTCAGCATTCTTGCTTTCATCAACATCTTTTTCCTGTACTTCCATTCCATTCTAGCACTTGCACTTCCTAAGTATAGTTCTGGAAATCTTAGAGGTGCAAGGTCCAGC encodes the following:
- a CDS encoding glycosyltransferase family 1 protein, whose amino-acid sequence is MKEVAIITQNWKCGVGHGTFASNLLAYLPTVAKKQGIEVSIVSIKPLFELKIREKKVGGYITIWPVRYLKHPKAKIVHALDAYLATPNTRLITLLDLAPLRFPELYLGSASARMEWKYRKKMLMKARMLTSISQFSKNEAKRILGISDERIKVIPLGVNHQNFFVERVATKWNQAGKINLVTAGNNDPRKNFPLVVKAVGFLQEMGKNVNFVRFGPSDWPLETERIRKTAKESNVRLIEPGVVGVDVLRKVYSTCDVFIWPSIYEGMGLPPLEAMACGAKVVALDTEFNREFLGDVPVYVKNDPKEMAEGILEALKMDIGRRGILQARKYTWEKCVHAHVQLYQKLLREWT
- the gmd gene encoding GDP-mannose 4,6-dehydratase, translating into MSKIAFITGITGQDGSYLAELLLSKGYEVYGLVRRLSVPNTKNIEHILDKITLLDGDLTDQGSLIAALTVSQPDEIYNLAAQSFVQTSFKQPVLTAEVTGVGVVRLLEAMRVACPDARFYQASTSELYGLAKEVPQNENTPFHPRSPYGFAKLMGYWATVNYRESYGFHASNGILFNHESPRRGIEFVTRKITDGVARIKYGLANEIILGNLDAKRDWGYAPEYVEAMWLMLQQDKPDDYVIATGETHTIREFVELAFEYAGIDNWEKYVKTDQKFYRPAEVHVLCGDASKANRVLGWKPKVTFKELVKIMVEADLERYGKIKQ